A genomic segment from Glycine soja cultivar W05 chromosome 18, ASM419377v2, whole genome shotgun sequence encodes:
- the LOC114396252 gene encoding uncharacterized protein LOC114396252, protein MGKFVGLFLLVLVSVAVAEYDNGYPEHENEKNGPCGKFSTLRILTHKLRHCEKAARDAWAPVSSQCCNDLVEVSIPCLYAVFSSDAFKRVGVDPRVAITIPHRCHFANKP, encoded by the coding sequence ATGGGCAAGTTTGTTGGGTTGTTCCTGCTGGTTTTGGTCAGTGTGGCCGTTGCTGAATACGACAACGGTTATCCTGAACATGAAAACGAGAAAAATGGCCCATGCGGCAAGTTTAGCACACTTAGAATTTTGACGCATAAACTGCGTCACTGCGAAAAGGCTGCACGAGATGCGTGGGCTCCTGTTTCTTCACAGTGCTGCAATGACCTTGTAGAAGTAAGCATCCCTTGCCTCTATGCTGTTTTCTCCTCTGATGCTTTCAAGAGAGTTGGTGTTGATCCCAGAGTCGCAATCACTATTCCCCATCGTTGCCATTTCGCCAACAAGCCATAG